One region of Streptomyces leeuwenhoekii genomic DNA includes:
- a CDS encoding DUF397 domain-containing protein: protein MTPELNWTKSSYSGNDGPDCVEVAAAAPAVHVRDSKDVNGARLTFAGASWGRFLAFAAGR from the coding sequence ATGACCCCCGAGCTGAACTGGACCAAGAGCAGCTACAGCGGCAACGACGGCCCCGACTGCGTCGAGGTGGCGGCAGCCGCCCCCGCCGTCCACGTCCGTGACTCCAAGGACGTGAACGGCGCCCGTCTCACCTTCGCCGGCGCCTCCTGGGGGCGGTTCCTGGCGTTCGCCGCGGGGCGCTGA
- a CDS encoding DUF397 domain-containing protein has translation MTSALEWFKSSYSSNDGPDCVEVAIAPTTPAVHVRDSKNRDGARLTFTDTTWNQFLAFTAEH, from the coding sequence ATGACCTCCGCGCTGGAGTGGTTCAAGAGCAGCTACAGCAGCAACGACGGCCCCGACTGCGTCGAGGTAGCCATAGCCCCCACCACCCCCGCCGTCCACGTCCGCGACTCCAAGAACCGGGACGGCGCCCGCCTCACCTTCACCGACACCACCTGGAACCAGTTCCTGGCATTCACCGCGGAACACTGA
- a CDS encoding helix-turn-helix domain-containing protein, translating into MEDEEAAAVLRAVGRQIKMWREAAGLRRAEFGAAIGYGEEMVASVECGRRVPKPEFLDNADEVVGAGGKLSAMKEDVEKARYPKQVRDLAKLEDEAVELGAYATHNMHGLLQTEAYARALFAMRSPAYTEDEINRQVAARMARQRVFERVPAPLLTFVLEEVTLRRPIGGRMVLRQQLERLLDISSLRHVAIQVMPTDREDHAGMGGPMRLLKLRDGKTLGHSEGQLHSRVISEPRDVQILEMRYGMIRAQALTPRESLAFVEKVLGEET; encoded by the coding sequence GTGGAGGACGAGGAGGCCGCGGCGGTACTCAGGGCGGTCGGTCGGCAGATCAAAATGTGGCGTGAGGCGGCCGGGCTACGGCGGGCGGAGTTCGGGGCCGCGATCGGGTACGGCGAGGAGATGGTCGCGTCCGTCGAGTGCGGACGCCGGGTGCCCAAGCCGGAGTTCCTGGACAACGCGGACGAGGTGGTCGGGGCGGGCGGCAAGCTGTCCGCGATGAAGGAGGACGTGGAGAAGGCTCGGTACCCCAAGCAGGTACGGGACTTGGCAAAGCTAGAGGACGAGGCCGTCGAGTTGGGAGCGTACGCCACCCACAATATGCACGGCCTGTTGCAGACCGAGGCGTACGCGCGAGCGCTGTTTGCCATGCGGAGTCCCGCCTACACGGAGGACGAGATCAACCGGCAGGTCGCCGCCCGTATGGCCCGGCAGCGTGTATTCGAGCGAGTACCTGCGCCGTTGCTCACCTTCGTCTTGGAAGAGGTGACCCTGCGGCGGCCCATCGGCGGCAGAATGGTGCTGCGACAGCAACTCGAGCGCTTGTTGGACATCAGCAGCTTGCGGCATGTCGCGATCCAGGTGATGCCTACCGACCGGGAGGATCACGCGGGTATGGGCGGGCCGATGCGGCTGCTGAAACTACGGGACGGCAAGACCCTGGGGCACTCGGAGGGCCAGCTACACAGCCGCGTGATCAGCGAACCACGGGACGTCCAGATCCTGGAGATGCGTTATGGAATGATCCGGGCGCAGGCTCTCACTCCCCGGGAGTCCCTGGCCTTCGTCGAGAAAGTACTGGGAGAAGAGACATGA